CTTATTTTAAGAGAGATCTATCTGTATCAAGGAGAGGTACGAGGTATATGCCGGTTCTTTTTTTTAGCAACTCCGGCCTTCAAGGCGATCTATTATTTTCACTGTTTTCGCAAGCTATTCCCATACCCTGGGAAAAATCTAGCATTGGAAAACAAAAAAACTGCCTGCAGCATTATCAGGCTATCGTGATAGATTGTTGGCAAATTGGTGTGAGTTCTGACTCAAAGCAGTTTCTTTCAGACCTAAAGAAGATTAGTCATGCAAAAGCTTTACTGATTAATCTCCCAGCCAACCTACCCATTCATATATCGGAAAAGTTACGCCAGAAAGGTTTTCACCTACTTTGTGATAGCAATACCAGTCAGGAAAACCTTATTCACAAATTGGATACCGCGATTCACAGTGCCGAGGGGCGACAACATATCAGCCCACAAAACTCCCTCCCTCTTACCCGCAGGGAACAGGAAATACTCGGACAACTCACTACCGGTGAACCCAACAGTGTGATCGCAACAAAATTGCACCTTAGCGAACACACTGTGAAAAATCACATGTATAACATTTTCCGAAAAATTGGAGTTAAAAACCGGCTGCAGGCCAGTAATTGGGCCAAGCTCAATCTCCAGGAAGAGAGGATATGAGACTAACCCTGTTGATGTTGACACTGTGTGCATCCTTGGCCTTTGGCCAGGATGACACAGAGGTCCCTCCAGCAGATACCGATTCTGGAAAACTCGAAGACGAAATCAGTGGATTCAATATTGATCGAACAATAACCCGTACCGGGCACGATTTTGCCCGCTATATGAGCGAATACAGAAACCTTAATTATCCAGATGCCACTTACAACTTAACTATTTACGAAAGACCCTCAGCACGTTGGGGAAATCTCATCTGGGTTACCTATAACGACAAAATTGTTTTCAGGCGTTTTATCAGTCCAAGCACCAATAATATTCATCGCTTGGCCGATGAGGCCGCGCAATATATTCACCAGGAAGTACTGCAAGCGCGTGTTCGCAGCTCACTCACAGACACCTTTGATTTGGGTAAGGATGAATTCTAATGAAGATCAAATCATTACTGGGTACCGCTTTTTTTCTCTGGCGGCGTTCTCATATCATCACGTCTCGGCCACCGAATTAATCTATGAACCGGTAAACCCCAATTTTGGTGGCAACCCACTCAATGGTACTTACCTTCTGCAAAATGCGCAGTCACAAGATACTCACGAAGATCCGGATAAACCAGACAGCCTCTATGAACAACCCAGTGCTCTGGATAGGTTCAGCGACTCGCTGGAAACCCGCCTGCTAAACCAACTTCTAACCGATGTTGGTGATGGTAATAGTGGAGAACTGATTACAGACGACTTTATCGTACAAATCGTTGATAACGATGGTGTCCTGACAGTACTTATCACCGACCGCAGTACCGGAGATAAAAGCGAAATCGTTGTAAGCGGGCTAAACCCGACAAACTAACGAACGTTTAAATTTCAAAGGATTCTTTGGCAATGCGTAATGCAATAAAAAAAGTGATAGCTTTGCCCATCGTAGCGACATTAATGACGCTAAGTAGTTGTTCCGCGGTCAAAGATGTGGGCGATGCACTTTTTGGTCCGGGCATCACAGATGCAATGCTCACCCCGAGGAAAAACACCTATCGGGACCTGATCAACCTTCCGCAACCGAAGGGTAAAATATTGGTGGCGGTATACGGTTTCCGCGATCAGACTGGCCAGTACAAACCCGCACCAAACAGCAGTTTCTCTACCGCAGTCACCCAAGGTGGCGCGGCCATGCTGATGGACGTACTCAATGAGTCCGGCTGGTTTATCCCGTTGGAACGTGAAGGGCTGCAAAATCTGCTGACAGAGCGGAAGATTATCCGTGCAGGATTAACCAAGCCGGATATTCCCGTCAATAACAGTGTGCCACTTCCCACACTTGTGGCTGCAAATGTCTTATTAGAAGGCGGTATCGTTGCCTACGATCAAAATATTCAAACCGGTGGCGCAGGTGCTCGCTATTTTGGTATTGGCGCAGACGAGCAGTATCGCGTGGATCAGGTAACAGTAAACTTGCGGGCCATAGATATTCGCTCTGGGCGGGTATTGCACTCCGTTTTAACTTCAAAAACGGTCTACTCCAAGGCAATCAGTGCCGATGTTTTTCGCTATGTAAAATATCGGCGCCTGTTGGAATTAGAAGCTGGTACTACTTATAACGAACCCGCACAGCTTGCTATGCTTTCAGCGATGGAATCTGCTGTGATTCATTTGATCAGTGAAGGCATCGTGCACAACTCTTGGGCACTTGCCAATCCGGATGAGATTGAAAATCCGATATTGCAGTACTACCTCAATGACAGCACTGTCATTATGTAGAATCAATGACTGACAAATTAGATTTTTAAGCCCGGCTTAAAATTGGGATACTTGGAAAGATGTACCATAAATTCAGAATTATTTTTTCTGCCACCCTAGCAATGGCTGTTGTTAACCTTCCGGGTTTAGGCCATTGCTCAGACTTGGATTCCAGTAGTGAATTGGCTGTTGCGAGCGAATTAAGCGCAGCCAACCTTTACTCCGTCACAAATTTAACCGTTATCAACCAGGAAGGTGGAAACAACAACATACATACCCGCCAATCAGGTAGTAACAACTACACTTCTGCTCACCAGGACGGCAATAGAAATAGTTTATCGGTCACCCAATCTGGTGAGGATAATATTGTCACATCGAGTCAGGTCGGGAATTACAACTATTCAATGTTGATACAAATAGGTTTTGAGAATTTTATAGATATCGACCAGTATGGAGTTGGCAATACTGCGGGCATATCCCAATTTGGAATACAAAATAGTGCCCATGTGGAAGAGATTGGCAGCTTTCATAACGTCAATATTTACCAAAGTGGGAATGGCCTTCACACCTCGGTCACTGTTACCGGAACCGCTACAACAACGTATATTAGCCAATATGACTAATAACTAATAATACTTCTCTGGTTTCCCTTCATCTGATTGGACTTCTTTACTTCAATTCATGTAAGCTTATTAAGTGACAATAATGATTACAGCAACTTAGAAAATTTATCAGAAATGTGATTATTTGAACCTCGCGCCGTATAAAAGAATTTTCTGACAAGCTTTATCACCCCACCTTAAAAAAAGAACTTTCTTCCTAAAGTTTCAAGACTTCTGCCCTATAGCCACAACCTCCAAAGACGACAAAACTCTATTCAGCATCAAGCTGCTGTTAAAAATGATATTGCTAGATGTTTCACAAGGAATGTGAAGGTTAGAAGCAGTCGGTTTCACTCCAGATAACTCACATACGCCTGACACAGCCGTATCGTGTCCTGAGACAAAACACTCCCAATATCTAATGGTGCTGAATTCTTTTATTTGTAAAAAGCTGTACAGCTATATTTGACATCCCTATGGAGTTACTGATGACTAAGTACACACCTATTGCCGCCAGTGTTCTTCTGGCGATCGCCAGTACCGGAGCCTTAGCTACCAACAATACCGCCATTCTCAACCAAAATGGCACTGGCAATATGGCCACGGCTGATCAGAGTGATGCCACTGTATCCAACAACCTGATCACACAAAACCAAACTGGTGACAACAACGTAGTTTATGCAGAGCAAACCAGCTTTAATGATTCCGGTGTAATTACCCAAACTCAAGTCGGAGATATGAATGACGCAGAGTCCTTCCAGAATGATTCCAGCACTGCGATTGTTACTATCACCCAAATCAACGACGGTCACTTTGCAACAACTACACAAAATTTTGTAGATACCAGCGTTGCTACTGTCACCCAAAGTGGTAGTCCGCAAGTAGCAGCAGTAACTCAAGTTTCCAGTACAAATGATAATGCTGTAGTGACTCAGTCTGGCGACGGCAATGTAGGTAATGTTATCCAAACTAACGGTTCATTTAACACCGCACTCTTAACCCAAACAGGAACCACCAATACTGCAACTTCTACTCAAACTTCCAGTACCTCGAGCACTGTTAACGCTACCCAGGCAGGTACCACAAACTCTGTAATACACATTCAAACTTTGGCCACCAACAGTACCTCTGTTTCCTTCCAGGATGGCACTTCCAACACATTCACTACATCACAGACAGCAGGTGATGGGAACTACAGCGAGGGCTTCCAAAATGGTACTACTCAGGGCTTGACTCACATTCAAGTTGGAGATGATCACTGGGCTTATACTGAGCAAGTGGGCACCACCAATATTGGCGTGATCTCCCAGACAGGCTTTGATAACTATTCTGAAGGCTACCAGGATGGAACGTTCAATAGCTTGACCGTTACCCAGCCAGGAGATTTCAATACCACTGTCGCCTCGCAGACCGGTAATAACAACGTTATTGCCGTAACTCAGGCAACCGATACCAACATGGCTACACCTACACAGGTAGGTGATTTCAACATGGCAATTATCATTCAATAGTAAAGGGGGTAGGCCGGCTTAATTGGCCGGCCTATTTTCAACTTGGTGGGCTAAGTGCAAGCTTCAATTATTATTACTAGCCCTAAATTCCCATGAAACAACCATTTCATGCATTTAATGCCACCCCCCAAATCAGCTGGCATTATTTGCCATAGCTAGTTCAAAAAAGAACTTTATTCCTAAGGTTTCGGCACTTCCGTCCTATGGCTGTAACTCCAGAAGACGACAAAACTCTAATCAGCATCAAGCTGCTGTTTAAATGGTATTGCTAGGTTTCACAAGGAATGTGAAGGTTATTAAGCAGTCGGGTTCATCCCAGTTTCCTCACATACTTCTGGCACGGTTGTAATATGCCTGAGGATGAGACTCTTCCAATATCAAATGATGCTGTTTTCTTTTTGTTTGTAAAAGCTGTACAGCGATATTTGACATCTATATGGAGTTACAGATGACCAAGTACACACCTATTGCCGCCAGTGTTCTTCTGGCGATCGCCAGCACCGGAGCCTTCGCATCGAACAATACCGCCATTCTCAATCAGAACGGTACTGGTAACATGGCAACCGCTGATCAGAGTGATCCGACGGTAACTAATAACCTGATCACCCAGACTCAAACTGGTGACAACAATGAGGTTTACGCAGAGCAAACCAGTAGTAATAACTTAGGAGTAATTACTCAAACTCAAGTAGGAGACTTGAACTTTGCGGAGTCTTTTCAAAATGATTCTAATGTTCCTGTCGCTACTATCACGCAAATAGATGATGGACAGATTGCTACAACGGTCCAGAGTTTTGTAGACACCAGTGTTGCAACTATTACCCAAAGTGGTGGATCACAACTTGCAACTACCGCTCAGACCACTAGTGCAAATGATACTCTAGTCATTAATCAGTCCGGTGATGGTAATGTTGCTGCAGGCATACAAACCGCTACATCATTAAACTCAGCGGTTATTAGTCAAACAGGTACTAATGGCACTGCTTCAGCGACACAAAGTGGCACCACATCAAGTAGCATGACGATGATTCAAGCGGGAGACACCAATGTAGTCGCCCATCAGCAAGTCTTGGCCAGTAACAGTACAACACTCTCCTTCCAGGATGGCTCTTTCAACACCATCTTCTTCAGCCAATCTGACGACGGCAATTATAGTGAAGGTTTCCAGAGCGGTACTGGCCAGACTTTGGTACACAATCAAAGTGGTGGTGATCACTGGGCTGTCACCGCACAGGTAGGGACGTCTAACGTAGCTGTTGTTACGCAGGTAGGTTTCGATAACTTTTCATCAGCAGCCCAGGACGGCACGTTCAATAACTTAACTGTGACGCAGCCTGGTGACTTTAACACCACTACGGCATCACAACTTGGCAACTTCAATACAATTACCGTTACTCAGTCTACGGATCTTAATGCAGCAGCGCCTGCTCAAGTAGGTGATTTCAACATGGCAATTATTATTCAGTAGCCAAAATTAAGGCCGACTTTTAAAGCCGGCCTTTTTATCTGAAAAAATTTATCGGTTTATATTGTGCTAAACAAGTATTAACCCCTATATACACGTAGAATCAGCCCCACAAAATCCAAACCTCTCCCGACTCAGCTTACCAAAAATGGCACGCTACAGTAGACCAGGGCGATCTCATTGCTGCGAAAAATCCAGCTGCCAAAATTAAAATTGGAGACCCCTACACATTTAATACTACCCAAAACAGTAATAATATGGGATTTATTTTTAAGCAACCCTGATTAGGGCTTTAAACAAGGGTCGCCCTATCGAGCCCCTAACTGAATTTCATTTAAGTCCACTTATCCAGCAACCTTAGTGCTCTAGCGTAAAAAACAACAACAAAGAAAATATTCCTATTTTTTAGGCACTAACTTCCCATAGCAATATTTGAGGCTTACGATAAAACTCATACCAGCATCAGGGTATTGTCAGGTACTCCAGAGATAATACCTATTAGGGATAGCAATAAAACAAGGTGTGCCAAACTCCTTGCGCAATAAATGCCATACCCTATCTATGGAGTCTTTTGTCCTTCCTAGGCTTGATGCTTCACCGCAACTGAAATCATGGGGATAAGAAAAATCCACCTTACCTTCAATCGGAGATATCGATGCGAATCCATACACCAATTTCCGTGGGCATCAGTCTATGCCTTGTCGGGTCAATT
This DNA window, taken from Microbulbifer sp. MKSA007, encodes the following:
- a CDS encoding helix-turn-helix transcriptional regulator; protein product: MSSDSKQFLSDLKKISHAKALLINLPANLPIHISEKLRQKGFHLLCDSNTSQENLIHKLDTAIHSAEGRQHISPQNSLPLTRREQEILGQLTTGEPNSVIATKLHLSEHTVKNHMYNIFRKIGVKNRLQASNWAKLNLQEERI
- a CDS encoding curli assembly protein CsgF, producing the protein MNSNEDQIITGYRFFSLAAFSYHHVSATELIYEPVNPNFGGNPLNGTYLLQNAQSQDTHEDPDKPDSLYEQPSALDRFSDSLETRLLNQLLTDVGDGNSGELITDDFIVQIVDNDGVLTVLITDRSTGDKSEIVVSGLNPTN
- a CDS encoding CsgG/HfaB family protein, which produces MRNAIKKVIALPIVATLMTLSSCSAVKDVGDALFGPGITDAMLTPRKNTYRDLINLPQPKGKILVAVYGFRDQTGQYKPAPNSSFSTAVTQGGAAMLMDVLNESGWFIPLEREGLQNLLTERKIIRAGLTKPDIPVNNSVPLPTLVAANVLLEGGIVAYDQNIQTGGAGARYFGIGADEQYRVDQVTVNLRAIDIRSGRVLHSVLTSKTVYSKAISADVFRYVKYRRLLELEAGTTYNEPAQLAMLSAMESAVIHLISEGIVHNSWALANPDEIENPILQYYLNDSTVIM
- a CDS encoding CsgE family curli-type amyloid fiber assembly protein, producing the protein MRLTLLMLTLCASLAFGQDDTEVPPADTDSGKLEDEISGFNIDRTITRTGHDFARYMSEYRNLNYPDATYNLTIYERPSARWGNLIWVTYNDKIVFRRFISPSTNNIHRLADEAAQYIHQEVLQARVRSSLTDTFDLGKDEF